The following are encoded together in the Coregonus clupeaformis isolate EN_2021a chromosome 24, ASM2061545v1, whole genome shotgun sequence genome:
- the LOC121538034 gene encoding general receptor for phosphoinositides 1-associated scaffold protein has translation MKNMTLRRLKKVNSSNPSSGGSSQDGIYFPSSKSDSCKTMDLPTNSEVYNYKTLAYSGGTLPRNFRKNGGLQKWKPLTQTPEPRRKVVLEKKNEETFGFEIQTYGLHHQDQNSVEMCTFVCKVHDDSPAQQAGLKVGDTIASVNETSVDGFLHKEIVQLIRASGNSIGLETVYSDSIRKAELEARLQYLKQTLHEKWDEYRSLMMQEQRLVHGIVMSDAAICESLESAGVYGSLGAPSPAALRALRCTGSTSSSASHLSATTEEDPLYQTCLFQRQGDHLNDANGDLTSSTEKDKQKPEQEKPPQGKQRLIRPASELFTSAKTHLTRSSSTRSYLRASNNNSSSTPGEKAQSGGFSSLQRKPKQKSFRRHLLKFIPGLNRAMEEEESKL, from the exons ATGAAGAATATGACGCTGCGAAGGCTTAAAAAAGTCAACTCTAGCAATCCATCTAGTGGAGGTTCGAGCCAGGACGGCATTTACTTTCCGTCCTCAAAGTCAGACAGTTGTAAAACTATGGATTTACCAACTAACTCGGAAGTGTATAATTACAAGACTTTGGCTTACTCTGGTGGAACGTTGCCAAGGAACTTCAGAAAG AATGGTGGGCTGCAGAAGTGGAAGCCCCTGACTCAGACCCCAGAGCCACGGAG GAAAGTTGTCCTGGAGAAGAAGAATGAGGAGACGTTTGGCTTTGAGATTCAG ACATATGGGCTGCACCACCAGGACCAGAACTCTGTGGAGATGTGCACATTTGTGTGCAAGGTTCACGACGACAGCCCTGCCCAACAAGCCGGACTCAAAGTTG GGGACACCATCGCTAGTGTGAACGAGACCTCCGTGGACGGATTTCTACACAAGGAGATTGTTCAGCTAATCAGGGCCTCTGGGAACTCCATTGG GCTGGAGACGGTATACAGCGACTCCATTCGAAAAGCAGAACTGGAGGCCAGGCTTCAGTATCTAAAG CAAACCCTACATGAGAAATGGGATGAATACAGATCTTTGATGATGCAAGAGCAGAGGCTGGTTCATG GCATAGTGATGAGTGATGCTGCGATCTGTGAGTCCCTGGAGTCTGCGGGGGTGTACGGTAGTCTGGGTGCCCCGAGTCCGGCCGCCCTGCGTGCCCTCCGCTGCACcggcagcaccagcagcagcgcCAGCCACCTGAGTGCCACCACGGAGGAGGACCCACTCTACCAGACCTGTCTGTTCCAGAGGCAGGGTGACCACCTCAACGATGCCAACGGTGACCTCACTAGCAGCACAGAGAAAGACAAACAGAAACCGGAACAGGAGAAGCCTCCACAGGGTAAGCAGAGACTGATCCGCCCTGCCAGTGAGCTCTTCACCTCAGCCAAGACCCACCTGACCCGCAGCTCCAGCACACGCAGCTACCTGAGGGCCTCCAACAACAACTCTTCATCAACACCAGGGGAGAAAGCACAATCGGGAGGGTTCAGCTCGCTACAGAGGAAACCCAAACAGAAGAGCTTCCGCCGACACCTCCTCAAGTTCATCCCTGGACTGAACAGagcaatggaggaggaggagagcaagcTCTGA